The Neofelis nebulosa isolate mNeoNeb1 chromosome X, mNeoNeb1.pri, whole genome shotgun sequence genome has a segment encoding these proteins:
- the LOC131501982 gene encoding histone H2A-Bbd type 1-like, which yields MSGRRSRRHRRRQRRHAVSRSRRAELQFPVSRVERLLRERRYAPRLNSSTPVFLTAILEYLTANILELAGKEALDGHKMRITSEHVQRALGSNQHLRGLLEDNTSPRVDGLPRVRKW from the coding sequence ATGTCTGGGAGGCGCAGCCGCCGGCACCGTCGCAGACAGAGGAGGCACGCGGTGTCCCGCTCCAGGAGAGCCGAGCTGCAATTCCCGGTCAGCCGCGTGGAGCGTCTCCTGCGAGAGCGTCGCTACGCCCCGCGCCTGAACTCGTCCACCCCGGTCTTCCTGACCGCCATTCTCGAGTACCTGACGGCCAACATCCTGGAGCTGGCGGGCAAGGAGGCTCTGGACGGCCACAAGATGCGCATCACCTCGGAGCACGTGCAGCGAGCCCTGGGCAGCAACCAGCACCTCAGGGGTCTCCTCGAGGACAACACCTCCCCTCGGGTGGATGGGCTGCCCCGAGTTCGGAAGTGGTGA